The sequence CAAGAAAAGTACTAACACGAAATGATGCAAAAAATGCTGTGTATGGTGGTTGTATTTTAGGTGGGGGTGGAGGAGGCTGGATTCATGATGGTCTGGAGAAAGCGGAGTTAGCCTTCTTGGAAAACAATGGGCCGGAATTGATTACTGTTGATGAATTGAAAGATGACGACTATGTAGCGTGTGTTTCGTTAGTTGGCGCCCCTTCCGCCAAAGAGATGTATATTAATTCTAAGCAGTTAATTGAAACCGTAGAACGAATGCAAATGGAATGTAACAAACCGATTAAAGCGTTAATGACGAATGAGAATGGAGCAAGTACCACAATTAATGGATGGTTGCAAGCGGCAGCAACGGGCTTGCCAATTTTAGATGCACCTAGTAATGGTAGAGCTCATCCAACGGGTTCGATGGGCTCGATGAATCTGTCAGAAGTATCAGACTATGTTTCGATCCAGACCTTTGCAGGCGGGAAAGGAGCAAAAGAGGTAAAGGGAACAGTTATTGCCAGTCTTGATGTGGCAGCAAGTGCTGTCCGCTCTGTATCCGTTCAAGCAGGTGGTATGGTTGCGGTATGCAGAAATCCAGTTCAGATAAAATATGTTAAGGAACATGCTGCCATCGGTGGAATTAGCCAAGCGATGGAACTTGGAGAACTGTTTTTATCGGCGCCTAAAGGATTAAAACGAATTAAGCAAGTAACGAGCCATCTAAAAGGAAGAATAATTCATTCAGGTATCGTAACATACTTTTCCTTAAATAAAACAGGTGGTTTTGATATTGGGACGGTACATGTAGATCATGACCTTGAGTTAACGTTTTGGAATGAATACATGACAGTAGAAATATTAGGCTATCGAAGAAGTACTTTTCCAGATCTGATTATGACATTTAATACAAATACAGGTATGCCGTTGGTAAGTGCAGAAATTCAAGACGGGATGGAGATTACTGTTATTACCATACCAAAGAAAAATTTGAAGCTTAGTACTACTATGTTTAATGAAAAATTGCTAAAAGTTATTGAACCCTATATTCAAAAGAAGATTGTTTAAGGAGCTGTTTAGAAAATGTCTTTAAAATACACACTAGAAGCTTTGGAATTATTAGATAGTTCATATGTAAGCGGTAAGCTGGTAATAGATTTATTTGCCGATAAAGAGCATGTAGAAGCAGAGTATACGACAGTAACTGGTGAGTGTGGTTCTACTGATTTTGTTAAAATTATTATAAAAGGTACGGAAGGAAAGAGTAGTGGAGGTTCTGCTCCGACATTAGGTATTGTTGGCAGACTAGGAGGACTAGGTGCAAGACCAAGTCGAATTGGCCTCGTATCTGATGGTGACGGTGCAGTCGCTGCTGTAGCAACAGCATTAAAATTAGCAGCTATGGTGGAACAAGGTGATCGGCTGCCGGGGGACGTATACGTAACTACTCATATTTGCCCAAATGCACCAACTCAGCCACATGAACCAGTTGAATTTATGGGGTCTCCAGTTGATATTTTAACGATGAATCAATATGAAGTAGTTCCTGAAATGGATGCTATTATTTCGATTGATACAACGAAAGGCAACAAGGTGTTTAATCACCGAGGAATTGCTTTATCCCCAACTGTAAAATCTGGATATATTTTAAAGTTTAGCAATGATTTAATTCGTATTATGGAAATGACAACAGGTGATTTGCCAGTAACATTTGCTGTAACAACACAAGATATTACTCCATACGGGAATGATATCTATCATATCAATAGTATTTTACAACCATCCGTAGCAACAAGTGCACCTGTCGTTGGTTTAGCAATTACGACAAAAACTGCGGTCCCTGGATGTGGAACAGGTGCTAGTCATGAAGTCGACATTGCGCAAGCAGTTCGCTTTAGCATTGAAGTTGCTAAAGAGTATACACAGAGAAAATTTGAGTTTTATGATGTGGAGGAATTTGCCCGTTTAGAAGCTAAATACGGCTCCATGGAGCATTTACAAACATTAGGCAGGGAATAAAAATGAGTAAAGGGTTAATTGGTGTGTTAACCATTGGTCAGTCCCCAAGAACGGACGTAACGCCATCTTTCGAAAAGATACTCGGTGAGGAAATCAAGCTAATCGAGCGTGGAGCATTAGATAGGCTGAAAATGGAAGATATGCAGTTAATATCGCCAGATTTAACGGAGCAAACTTATCTATCAAGATTAAGGAATGGGAAAGCTGTAAAGATAGGAAAACAAAGGCTCCTTCCGCTTTTACAAAGAGAACTCACTGAATTAGAAATGAGCGTAGAAGTAGTTATGATGCTTTGTACAGGTGATTTCCCGACTTTAAATGCTACCAAGCCGATTATTTATCCAGATCAGATTCTAACTCATACAGTACAAGCTATTTCACCAACTGGGGTATTAGGGTTAATTATTCCATTAGAAGAACAGAAGGAGACTTTAATTGAAAAATGGGCAACTTGTAACTTAACGCTAATAACTGAAGTTGCCTCTCCCTATGAAAAAAGTGATGTGAAAGGAGCTGCTGAACGCTTGCAACAGCATGGGGCAGATCTTATTGTGCTCGATTGTATGGGGTATAATGAACATCATAAAAAAATGGCGATAGTTGGAAGCGGTTTGCCGGTTATCCTGCCGCGCACTTTAACTGCCCGTATCGCTCTAGAATACATAGAAAAATAGATTCGGGAATGCCGAGTCTATTTTCTACGTCCGGAGAACAAGGAAATGGGGATAAAAAATGCCTGTCATTGCTTTATTTGTTTTAAGCTTACTTTGGGGTTCTACTTTCTATTTTACAAAAATGGTATTGCCAGACTTTCATCCTGTTTCTATCGTATTTTATCGTTGTCTGTTGGGAGGTCTGACGTTACTACCTTTCTTTTTATGGAAGAGAAAAAAACAGGATTTTAAAAATGTCCTCCCGTTAATAGGGATTACTTTATTAAGTACAGGTATCCCTTGGGTATTTATGAGTTTTAGTCAAAAAGGGCTTGATACTACAATAAGTGCGGTTCTTAATGCGACTGGTCCAATTTGGGGCGTGATTTTCAGCTTCTTTATTTTAAAAATACCGCTTCGTAGAAAAGAAATATTTAGTGTGCTTATTGGCTTTAGTGGGATACTTGTAGCCTTCTTTTTAGGTACCTCTGACAAGATTAACTTTACTTTCAGCAGTGCGATTCTTTTATTGTTAGCAGTTAGTTTATATGCGTTATCGGCAATTTTCACATCCAAGTATTTAAGGAATGTAACGGTGTATACCATTTCGTTTGTTTCGTTGCTTACAGGAAGCGTCTATTCAGGATTATTTATGATATTCATCGAGCCATCCAGTTACCAAGCTTTCATGGACATTAAAAATGTTGGCGCATTGATGATGTTAGGGGTATTTAATTCAGGAATTGGCAATCTGCTGTATTTTTATCTTGTGCAGAAAGCTGGCCCTATTTTTGCTTTATTAATCACTTATTTTATGCCGATTACCACCATTTTATTAGGTGTTTTATTATTAAATGAAAATCTAGTAGCAGGAACCGTATTCGCATTAATTTTTGTTTTAATTAGTGTATACTTTTCTAGAGAGAGAAGGAGGAAATAAACATGGAAGCATTTCAGCAAACCGTAAATCGACTAATGAAGAATAATATCCAGATTGAAAAAACTGAAAAAATACTCGTTCTAACGGATCGAACGACAGAAAAATTAGCCAAAAAATTTAATGAAGCATTAAAAAAAGATGGGTGGACATCTACTTTCTATATGATGGAGGATCGTTCAAAATCAGGGGAAGAGCCACCAAAAGAAGCTGCTGAGCTTATGCTGCGATACAGGCTTGTATTTTGCCTTACAAAGCATTCTTTAACGCATACGGTAGCAAGAAAAGAAGCGAATGCTAAAGGAGTTAGTGTTATTACAATGCCTGGTATTACAGAGGATATGTTCTTGCAAGGTGCGATGAGTGCCGATTACAGTCGGGTAGAAGAAGAAACCATAGCGATGGCGGAAAAATTGACAGCTGCCAAATCTGTAACGATTTTGACGGGAGAGGCAAATAAGTTAGTAATTCCGATTAAAGGAAGGCGAGGGATAGCTAGTACTGGGGTATTTAGAGAAACAAGTGCATCGGGAAACCTTCCATCTGGTGAAGCCTATATTGCTCCAATGGAAGGAATGGCAGAGGGTTCAATTGAAATCAATGGTTCAATAGCTGGAATAGGCTTATTAAATGAAGCAATCACACTCACGATTGAACAAGGAAAACTTATACATGCCACAGGAGAAAAAGGAAAGAAATTACTCGCATTACTCGGTGAGGAACAAGGAAGAATGCTTGCAGAACTCGGGATTGGTACGAATTATAAAGCGAGATTGACTGGAAATATTTTAGAAGACGAAAAGGCATATCATACCGTACATGTTGCGTTTGGTTCTAATCATACATTTGGTGGTACGATTCATGCAGATGTGCATATCGACTGTGTTACAAAAGATCCAAAATTAGAGTGGGAGTAGTTAATCTTAAGTATTCAAATGGATACATCTAAGGACAGGTTCGTATTTTCTTCCCATATGTCACTGACAGCAAGACGTCCCTTCTTATGCTACGAGGTGAAACCTAGGAGAATAAGGTGGAGGACTCAACTACCAATAAATGCCCGATTGGTCTAAGGGCTTTAGGTCATCCCCTTGCGGTACTAACCTTCCGTGTAAAAAGCGTTCCACGGAATAAAGTTTCACTTTATCCCGCATGTAAGGTGCCGTAAGTCTCCCCTTTTTAAGATGGTAGAGAAAACGGAGAAGTCGAAGTGTGAGAAAACGGCACCTAAATGCTCGATTCGTTCAACTAACCTTCCGTGTAAAAAGCGTTCCACGGAATAAAGTTTCACTTATCTCGTCAGAAGGTTTCCAGTTTATATATTGCTATCGGATCATCTCCAACATATTAATAAAGCGCTTTCAAAAAGAGTGAGCACCAATACATGTAACAAGGGTTGATGAAAGTTCTATAGCATGTTTTATGGATTGATTTATATCTTGCTTTTTTTGGTAAGCTGCTAAAAATCCAGCTACAAAAGAATCTCCCGCACCTGTAGTGTCGATAGCTTCGACTTTTAGAGCAGGTATATGTTTAATTGATTTTCCATCCCAGTATATACATCCTAGATCACCCAATGTTAAAATCGGGTATTTAACAATCGATTTTAGCTTTTTAATGATTGCAAATGGTTCAGATTGAGAGGTTAATAGAGCACCTTCCTCATAATTTGGAAAGAAAAAAGTAATTCCTCTTATGAAAGATAGAAATTCTTTCTTGTGCTCTTTTAGAAAAAAAATAGAGCTAGGATCTAAAGCTATCATTTTTTTCATCATTTGTGCCTGATGTTTTGCTTTAAATGCAGCGGTTCTCGTATTTTCGTCAAAAAAGCTGTATCCAGATAAATAAATGAGTTCAGCTTCTAAATCATTAGGGATATCTTTATGATTTAAAGTTAAATTGGCTCCTCTATCTGAAACCATTGACCTTTCACCATTATTTTCGTTGATCATAACAATTATAGATCCGGTTTTATCTTGATCTACTTTAGAGATCTTGGGTTGAACTCCACTTTTTATACTTTTTTGGATTAAAAATTCCCCAAACGGGTCGTTTCCAACTTTACCAATCAACATGCATTCTATTCCTTCTCTGCTGATATAAGCTGCAACATTATTGGCTTGTCCACCAGGTTTAAAATGAATCATCCCTTTTGTGTCAGTTGCATAATTCGTATTTTCTTTCTTCACTATAATATCCACTACTAAATCACCAATTACAGTTATCATTTTGCATACTCCTTTGCGATAGCAGCTGCAATTTTGGCATTATTTAACATTGAGGAAAAATTGGCAGCGATACTTTTTCCATTTGTCAATTTACGAATTCTATCTAAAAGGAAGGGAGTTAGCTTTTTTCCTGTTACGTTTTTTTCTTTTGCTTCATTCCATGCATCTTGGATAATTTTGCTTATTAAGGCTGGATTAAGTTCATCTTTCTTTGGAATGGGAACAACCAGGGAAGTAGCGTAGTTCAAGTTCATGTTATCTTGTGTTTTCAGAAGTTTAACAAGAGATGCTTGATCTATTTTTTCTACTGTTAACCCGCTATCTTGTGTGTAGAAGTTAGGATACTTATCCGTTTCATAACCATAGATCGGTACACCTAGTGTCTCAAGATATTCAATGGTTTTTGACACATCTAAAATAGACTTTACGCCAGCACTAACTACACATACTTTACACTTTGCCAACGTTGGCAAATCGGCCGAAATATCAAACGTTTTATTTACACCGTAATGAACTCCCCCCAATCCTCCTGTAGCAAAAAAACGAATCCCTGAAAGTTCAGCTACATACATAGTTGCTGCAACTGTAGTCGCACCTATCTTTTTACTTGATAGTATCCTAGGAATATCATGAATACTTGTTTTAAAAGCAGTTGTTGATTGACCGAGTAAATTCTATTTCGGTATCGTTAAGACCTACACAGATATTACCTTTAATTAAAGCGATGGTTGCAGGCACAACTCCTTGTTGACGTATAATTGATTCTACTTTTTGTGCAAGTTCAACATTTTGCGGGTAGGGAAAACCGTGAGAAATAATCGTTGATTCCAGTGCAACTATTGGCTTTCCAGATTTTATTCGGATTTCACTTCACTACTGTATTTCATATAGTTCATTTTAAGTTCCTCTAATTAGTAATAATTTTGATGGAAATAAAGTCAACTATACTATGAGGTTACCAATTTAACTAAAACTAATAAGAAGCCCTTTTTACAAGTGTTGGTTTTAGTTCAGGATGATGTATGCTGTTCTTATTAGAATTCATTTGTCGAATTAGTAGATCTACAGCTGCTCGTGCAATTTCATACTTTGGTTGGGATATAGTAGATAAAATTGGATAAAAATATTTATTCATTTTAATGTTATCGATACCCAAGACGCCGATATCTTTTCCAATTGTTAAGCCGAACTCCTTAATCGCTTGGTAGACCGCAAGTGCTCTTTCATCTCCGGATATGAAAATGGCATCAATAAGCTTAGTACGTAAAATATCTGTAGTGGTTTTATATGCACTTTCTAAACTATACACATGATGATAAACAGTTTCTTTTAAGCCATGTTCTTTGCAAAAATTTCTATACCCTGTCGCGCGCTTCATATTAATAATTGATTTTGTATTTCCTAGTAAAAGCGCGATGGATCTGTATCCTTCTGTATACAATGCTTGGGTTCCTGAGTATCCCACTTGTACATTGTCTATACCAACATATGGAACTTCAAAATCATGCTCACTATCCCCAATCAATAGAAAAGGTATCTTATTCGTTTTTAAATACATTATCCTCTGGTCGTCTTTTACAGGATCAAAGATAATTGCGCCATCACATAGATTATGCTTTTACGAGGTGAAAGCCATCATTTTCATTACTATGAAAGCTATCTGGAGAAGAAGGGGATAAAACTAATCGATATTCACTTTGTTTTGTTATACGGTGTATTTCATGAAATACTTCATTATGGTAGGCTCCCCAATAGTCACCAGAACGTTGATCAACAAAGATAACAATTTGATTGGTTTTTCTTTCCTTCAGTCCCTTGGCTAAAAAATTAGTCTTAGAATCTAGTTCTTCAATAATATTTTTGACCCTTTTTCGTGTGGATTCTTTTACATTAGGATGTTCATTTAATACCCTAGATACTGTCCGAACAGAGGTATTACTTAATCTAGCAAACATCTTTGATAGTAGGTTTCTTCATTTCCATCAATCCTTTCCACTTTTGCCATCGTTAGCAAAAGTCAAATATAATAATGAATCAATTATAATGTTAACGCTTTCTATTTGTTTTTTACACCTGAAATTCCAGAATGGAGAGTAAGCTTGGCTGCTTTTATGGACACCTCAAAAGTTATATTCAGCCGCCCATTCATGCTGTTCTATTTATGGTTTCTGTATTTATAAAAATACTATCCTTAGTTGAAAAGGAAATAATAAGTACATGTGCAAAGCCAAGCCTTCTAACATATTATAAGTATAATGTATTCGTACGGTTGAAGAATGAATAACGGATAGTCAAAATGAATCGAACGAGAATAGATTATTACATGAGGAGTGGATTGAGGGTTGGTGATAGGAAAATGAAAAGCCATAATAAGAACAAGAAAATTACAAGTGATGAAAAAAAAGAAAAAGATGACTTGAAAAAAAATATTGAGAAGCAGATAGAGGCAGCCGTCTGGTTACAAACTTTTGGTCTGATTGCGGAGACAATTCTCACCTCCAAATTGTTAGCACTAGATGAGGAAGACGTGGATGGAGAACAAGATGTCTTTACTGGAATTCTAGTTCAAACGATTGGACAATTAGTCCAAAGTATAGGAGTTTCTCAGCAAATATCAGCTACAGATAAAGAACTATTTATAAATGGTCAAAAAATAGAAGTAACAGGTGATTTTATTCAGTTAATCGGAGTTGCGATGAAAGCATTCGGAGGGGAAAGAGAGTTACTTGAAGAATTGCAAAAAATATCTGAATTAGAATTTATCCCTTAACGTGGTGTGTTAGTATTCAGAGATGAAGAGCAGTAAAGGTAATTCTTAATATGATAATGGAAAAAATATTAGGGTTGATAATGATTAATCGATTAAATTTGATAAATAAATGTATAAAATAATTTTAGATTTATGGAGATGGAAAGTAATTTCTTTCCATTTTTTTATTGTCTATGAAATTAAATCTGTTTCTACATGGTGGATAACTTTTTTGAAAAGTAGTATTGTCGTCTAGTCAAGGATATTAAAGAAGTTATCGAGTCTAAGGAGGTTGAAGAAGTAATCAATAAAGAATTTAAATAATTTTTCGGGAAGCCTGAATGGATGGAAAAACATTACAAAAGAAGTTTGCGGCAATGATAGAAGTTGATGAAAAGTAGTAACTTCAATCATATACAATGCTGTACTTAGTGGGAAGAAAGCTGTAGAGAAGGGAGTAGTTTCGCTTCTCTACAGCAGCCATTTATTCTGCTTCTATATGCTTTTTA is a genomic window of Virgibacillus proomii containing:
- a CDS encoding S-methyl thiohydantoin desulfurase domain-containing protein; translation: MTRKVLTRNDAKNAVYGGCILGGGGGGWIHDGLEKAELAFLENNGPELITVDELKDDDYVACVSLVGAPSAKEMYINSKQLIETVERMQMECNKPIKALMTNENGASTTINGWLQAAATGLPILDAPSNGRAHPTGSMGSMNLSEVSDYVSIQTFAGGKGAKEVKGTVIASLDVAASAVRSVSVQAGGMVAVCRNPVQIKYVKEHAAIGGISQAMELGELFLSAPKGLKRIKQVTSHLKGRIIHSGIVTYFSLNKTGGFDIGTVHVDHDLELTFWNEYMTVEILGYRRSTFPDLIMTFNTNTGMPLVSAEIQDGMEITVITIPKKNLKLSTTMFNEKLLKVIEPYIQKKIV
- a CDS encoding DUF1177 domain-containing protein, translated to MSLKYTLEALELLDSSYVSGKLVIDLFADKEHVEAEYTTVTGECGSTDFVKIIIKGTEGKSSGGSAPTLGIVGRLGGLGARPSRIGLVSDGDGAVAAVATALKLAAMVEQGDRLPGDVYVTTHICPNAPTQPHEPVEFMGSPVDILTMNQYEVVPEMDAIISIDTTKGNKVFNHRGIALSPTVKSGYILKFSNDLIRIMEMTTGDLPVTFAVTTQDITPYGNDIYHINSILQPSVATSAPVVGLAITTKTAVPGCGTGASHEVDIAQAVRFSIEVAKEYTQRKFEFYDVEEFARLEAKYGSMEHLQTLGRE
- a CDS encoding AroM family protein, with translation MSKGLIGVLTIGQSPRTDVTPSFEKILGEEIKLIERGALDRLKMEDMQLISPDLTEQTYLSRLRNGKAVKIGKQRLLPLLQRELTELEMSVEVVMMLCTGDFPTLNATKPIIYPDQILTHTVQAISPTGVLGLIIPLEEQKETLIEKWATCNLTLITEVASPYEKSDVKGAAERLQQHGADLIVLDCMGYNEHHKKMAIVGSGLPVILPRTLTARIALEYIEK
- a CDS encoding DMT family transporter, which codes for MPVIALFVLSLLWGSTFYFTKMVLPDFHPVSIVFYRCLLGGLTLLPFFLWKRKKQDFKNVLPLIGITLLSTGIPWVFMSFSQKGLDTTISAVLNATGPIWGVIFSFFILKIPLRRKEIFSVLIGFSGILVAFFLGTSDKINFTFSSAILLLLAVSLYALSAIFTSKYLRNVTVYTISFVSLLTGSVYSGLFMIFIEPSSYQAFMDIKNVGALMMLGVFNSGIGNLLYFYLVQKAGPIFALLITYFMPITTILLGVLLLNENLVAGTVFALIFVLISVYFSRERRRK
- a CDS encoding aminopeptidase, giving the protein MEAFQQTVNRLMKNNIQIEKTEKILVLTDRTTEKLAKKFNEALKKDGWTSTFYMMEDRSKSGEEPPKEAAELMLRYRLVFCLTKHSLTHTVARKEANAKGVSVITMPGITEDMFLQGAMSADYSRVEEETIAMAEKLTAAKSVTILTGEANKLVIPIKGRRGIASTGVFRETSASGNLPSGEAYIAPMEGMAEGSIEINGSIAGIGLLNEAITLTIEQGKLIHATGEKGKKLLALLGEEQGRMLAELGIGTNYKARLTGNILEDEKAYHTVHVAFGSNHTFGGTIHADVHIDCVTKDPKLEWE
- a CDS encoding carbohydrate kinase family protein, producing MKKENTNYATDTKGMIHFKPGGQANNVAAYISREGIECMLIGKVGNDPFGEFLIQKSIKSGVQPKISKVDQDKTGSIIVMINENNGERSMVSDRGANLTLNHKDIPNDLEAELIYLSGYSFFDENTRTAAFKAKHQAQMMKKMIALDPSSIFFLKEHKKEFLSFIRGITFFFPNYEEGALLTSQSEPFAIIKKLKSIVKYPILTLGDLGCIYWDGKSIKHIPALKVEAIDTTGAGDSFVAGFLAAYQKKQDINQSIKHAIELSSTLVTCIGAHSF
- a CDS encoding LacI family DNA-binding transcriptional regulator codes for the protein MIFDPVKDDQRIMYLKTNKIPFLLIGDSEHDFEVPYVGIDNVQVGYSGTQALYTEGYRSIALLLGNTKSIINMKRATGYRNFCKEHGLKETVYHHVYSLESAYKTTTDILRTKLIDAIFISGDERALAVYQAIKEFGLTIGKDIGVLGIDNIKMNKYFYPILSTISQPKYEIARAAVDLLIRQMNSNKNSIHHPELKPTLVKRASY
- a CDS encoding LacI family DNA-binding transcriptional regulator; its protein translation is MFARLSNTSVRTVSRVLNEHPNVKESTRKRVKNIIEELDSKTNFLAKGLKERKTNQIVIFVDQRSGDYWGAYHNEVFHEIHRITKQSEYRLVLSPSSPDSFHSNENDGFHLVKA